In one window of Elusimicrobiota bacterium DNA:
- a CDS encoding GAF domain-containing sensor histidine kinase yields MTGAAAVVGVLSSGVAAAALWWWFSFRKVLPLEREARALRAELEDLRRFAVEALDLDAAVRRPGHALEEAASRVLGALHRRQPELSLAAFARRPDGSAALLAHRGGPWARLELSSFRFDAGLLSRAAASGSSSWSLGDAGGEADALTRGLAQQGYSSAAAGGWTDERGAGVVLAVRSGPGDDGETLTSRLELAAAALRSAAALAAGLSDLSSSREKLEGGLSAAMEELTAAQDRLIKKSKEIKTLHDVAGALSSRAAQAPSTLAAIVSIVARSLEADLVAFLILDEATGELVTQSGAYGLEGEEMLYRLALTDERSSSVRVFKTRRPFMTGDAQNDPQVNAHYTKMWSIHSLMVVPLVLEDRCIGVMRVGSKRRDAFSDEQIALVSVIAEEAAIIVETAILNRRLAKTAEQLATLNRMKDEFVSTVSHEFKTPLTTISGFLTVMLEGDTGPLNAQQMKFLSIAKAASKRLSGLVSDLLDLSRLEGGAKMELGPFDLGRLVLESVENHQPSAAEASKTLSAEAPGVLPKALGDERWMQLVLDNLVSNAIKFTMPGGRVRVRIQDKGEFVMVSVSDDGIGIPPEDREKVFERFYRAGNRSQVNAPGTGLGLAIAREVVDKHGGKIWLESELGKGTTFHFVVPAAGRERQEAQN; encoded by the coding sequence ATGACCGGCGCCGCGGCCGTCGTCGGCGTGCTGTCCTCGGGGGTCGCGGCCGCCGCGCTCTGGTGGTGGTTCTCGTTCCGCAAGGTCCTGCCCCTCGAGCGCGAGGCGCGCGCGCTGCGCGCCGAGCTCGAGGACCTGCGCCGGTTCGCCGTCGAGGCGCTCGACCTCGACGCCGCCGTGCGCCGGCCGGGGCACGCCCTCGAGGAGGCGGCCAGCCGCGTGCTCGGCGCCCTGCACCGGCGTCAGCCCGAGCTCAGCCTCGCCGCCTTCGCGCGGCGCCCGGACGGCAGCGCGGCGCTCCTCGCGCACCGCGGCGGTCCGTGGGCGCGGCTCGAGCTTTCCTCGTTCCGCTTCGACGCCGGGCTGCTCTCCCGCGCGGCCGCGTCCGGGAGCTCCTCGTGGAGCCTCGGCGACGCCGGGGGCGAGGCGGACGCCCTGACCCGGGGTCTCGCCCAGCAAGGATACAGCTCGGCGGCCGCCGGCGGCTGGACCGACGAGCGCGGCGCGGGCGTGGTACTCGCGGTCCGCTCCGGCCCGGGGGACGACGGCGAGACCCTGACGTCCCGGCTCGAGCTCGCGGCCGCGGCCCTGCGCTCGGCCGCGGCGCTCGCCGCGGGCCTGTCGGACCTCTCCAGCTCCCGGGAGAAGCTCGAGGGAGGGCTGTCGGCCGCGATGGAGGAGCTCACCGCGGCCCAGGACCGCCTGATCAAAAAATCAAAGGAAATCAAGACTTTGCACGACGTGGCCGGGGCGCTCAGCTCGCGCGCGGCGCAGGCGCCCTCGACCTTGGCGGCGATCGTCTCCATCGTGGCGCGCTCCCTCGAGGCGGACCTCGTCGCGTTCCTGATCCTCGACGAGGCCACCGGCGAGCTCGTGACGCAGTCCGGCGCCTACGGCTTGGAAGGGGAGGAGATGCTGTACCGCCTGGCGCTGACCGACGAGCGCTCTTCTTCCGTGCGGGTCTTCAAGACGCGTCGGCCGTTCATGACCGGGGACGCCCAGAACGACCCCCAGGTCAACGCCCATTACACCAAGATGTGGAGCATCCACTCGCTGATGGTCGTGCCCCTCGTTTTGGAAGACCGGTGCATCGGAGTCATGCGCGTCGGGAGCAAGCGCCGCGACGCGTTCTCCGACGAGCAGATCGCCCTGGTGTCGGTCATCGCGGAGGAGGCGGCGATCATCGTGGAGACCGCCATTTTGAACCGGAGATTGGCCAAGACGGCGGAACAATTGGCCACCCTCAATCGTATGAAGGATGAGTTCGTCTCGACCGTCAGCCACGAGTTCAAGACTCCCTTGACCACGATCTCGGGATTCCTGACCGTGATGCTCGAGGGCGACACGGGACCGCTCAACGCACAACAGATGAAATTCCTCTCCATCGCGAAGGCCGCGTCGAAAAGGCTGTCGGGGCTCGTCTCCGACCTGCTCGACCTGTCGCGCCTGGAGGGCGGGGCGAAGATGGAGCTGGGGCCCTTCGACCTCGGGCGGCTGGTGCTCGAGTCGGTCGAGAACCACCAGCCCTCGGCCGCCGAGGCGAGCAAGACGCTCTCCGCCGAGGCCCCGGGCGTGCTGCCCAAGGCCCTCGGCGACGAGCGCTGGATGCAGCTCGTGCTCGACAACCTCGTCTCCAACGCGATCAAGTTCACCATGCCCGGCGGCCGGGTGCGCGTGCGCATCCAGGACAAGGGGGAGTTCGTGATGGTGTCCGTCTCCGACGACGGCATCGGTATTCCTCCGGAAGACCGCGAGAAGGTATTCGAGCGCTTCTACCGCGCCGGCAACCGCTCCCAGGTCAACGCGCCCGGCACGGGGCTGGGCCTCGCCATCGCCCGCGAGGTCGTCGACAAGCACGGCGGCAAGATCTGGCTCGAGTCGGAGCTCGGCAAGGGCACCACCTTCCACTTCGTCGTCCCCGCGGCCGGCCGCGAGCGGCAGGAAGCGCAGAATTGA
- a CDS encoding YifB family Mg chelatase-like AAA ATPase: MSLARVHAMGLRGVQGYPVLVELDLANGLPNFTTVGLPDDAVREARERVAAALRNSGFAMPNRRVTVNLSPARPRKQGSHYELPIALALLTASGQVSGGEWTRRWCVVGELSLDGRVQPVSGVLAMAARAKAAGFAAIMVPEANAEEARAAGIEALPVADLREAAEIVGGVAPRLRASAPASVSDAPVLDLADVRGQSSAKRALEIAAAGGHNLLFVGAPGTGKSMLARRLPGLLPPLTGEEALEVTLVQSAMGRATPGLVRERPFRAPHHGASAAALIGGGPSSRAGEACLAHGGVLFLDELAEFSRPALEALRQPLEDRCVSVARARETVEYPSRFTLVAAANPCPCGWRGHPRKTCVCAPNEVGRYLSRLSGPLIDRIDLQVETPSVAFGDWAAEKTTGETSAAVRARVTAARELQRKRWAGAPAPLNAFVDAAAFRRSARVLPEALDTLAAAERKAALSARALDRVLRVARTIADLSHDDAVGASAVLEAASLRGLDRLRSNLEVAA, from the coding sequence ATGAGCCTCGCGCGCGTGCACGCCATGGGCCTGAGGGGCGTCCAGGGCTATCCCGTCCTCGTCGAGCTCGACCTGGCCAACGGCCTGCCCAACTTCACCACCGTCGGCCTGCCGGACGACGCGGTGCGCGAGGCGCGCGAGCGCGTGGCCGCGGCCCTGCGCAACTCCGGCTTCGCGATGCCCAACCGCCGCGTCACCGTCAACCTCTCGCCCGCGCGCCCGCGCAAGCAGGGCAGCCACTACGAGCTGCCGATCGCGCTGGCGCTGCTGACCGCCTCCGGGCAGGTCTCCGGCGGCGAGTGGACGCGGCGCTGGTGCGTGGTCGGAGAGCTCTCCCTCGACGGACGCGTCCAGCCCGTCAGCGGGGTCCTCGCGATGGCGGCCCGCGCCAAGGCCGCGGGATTCGCGGCGATCATGGTGCCGGAGGCCAACGCCGAGGAGGCGCGCGCGGCCGGCATCGAGGCGCTGCCGGTGGCGGACCTGCGCGAGGCCGCCGAGATCGTCGGGGGCGTCGCGCCCCGGCTCCGCGCGTCCGCTCCTGCGTCGGTCTCCGACGCCCCGGTCCTCGACCTCGCCGACGTGCGCGGCCAGTCCTCGGCCAAGCGGGCTCTCGAGATCGCCGCGGCCGGTGGCCACAACCTCCTGTTCGTCGGCGCGCCCGGCACCGGCAAATCCATGCTCGCGCGCCGCCTCCCGGGGCTGCTGCCTCCTTTGACGGGCGAAGAGGCCCTGGAGGTCACGCTCGTCCAATCCGCCATGGGCCGCGCGACGCCCGGCCTCGTGCGCGAGCGCCCCTTCCGCGCGCCCCATCACGGCGCCTCCGCGGCCGCCCTGATCGGGGGCGGGCCCTCCTCGCGCGCCGGAGAGGCGTGCCTCGCCCACGGCGGCGTGCTGTTCCTGGACGAGCTCGCCGAGTTCTCCCGGCCGGCCCTCGAGGCCCTGCGCCAGCCCCTGGAGGACCGCTGCGTGAGCGTCGCCCGGGCGCGGGAGACCGTCGAGTACCCCTCGCGTTTCACGCTCGTCGCGGCGGCCAACCCCTGCCCCTGCGGCTGGCGCGGCCACCCCCGCAAGACCTGCGTGTGCGCCCCGAACGAGGTGGGCCGCTACCTGTCCCGTCTGTCGGGGCCGTTGATCGACCGCATCGATCTGCAGGTCGAGACGCCGTCCGTCGCCTTCGGCGACTGGGCGGCCGAGAAGACGACGGGGGAGACCTCCGCGGCGGTGCGGGCGCGCGTGACCGCCGCGCGCGAGCTCCAGCGGAAGCGGTGGGCCGGTGCCCCCGCCCCGCTCAACGCCTTCGTCGACGCGGCCGCGTTCCGCCGCTCCGCCCGCGTGCTCCCGGAGGCCCTCGACACCTTGGCCGCCGCCGAACGCAAGGCCGCCCTGTCCGCCCGCGCCCTCGACCGCGTCCTGCGCGTGGCCCGGACGATCGCCGATCTGTCGCACGACGACGCAGTGGGAGCCTCCGCCGTCCTGGAGGCCGCCTCGCTGCGCGGCCTGGACCGTCTCCGGTCCAACCTGGAGGTCGCAGCTTGA
- a CDS encoding tetratricopeptide repeat protein, giving the protein MKKWIVVIAVLYGTYWYASRHYNFADTLVYAKKNPQASWAPAADYYVGLVYYQRAEYQKAQEAFTQLLTDYSTGPYTAKGLLRLASAAEENRDYETARQSLQRFIEEFPDHKDKRLAEQKLEYVKFK; this is encoded by the coding sequence TTGAAGAAGTGGATAGTCGTCATCGCCGTGCTCTACGGCACGTACTGGTACGCGAGCCGCCATTACAACTTCGCGGATACCTTGGTGTACGCCAAGAAGAATCCCCAGGCCTCGTGGGCCCCGGCCGCGGACTATTACGTGGGCCTCGTCTACTATCAGCGGGCCGAATACCAGAAGGCTCAGGAAGCCTTCACCCAGCTCCTCACCGATTACTCGACCGGACCCTACACCGCGAAAGGCCTCCTTCGCCTGGCCTCGGCCGCCGAGGAGAACCGCGACTACGAGACCGCCCGCCAGTCGCTCCAGCGCTTCATCGAGGAGTTCCCCGATCACAAGGACAAGCGCCTCGCCGAGCAGAAGCTGGAGTACGTCAAGTTCAAATGA
- a CDS encoding helix-turn-helix domain-containing protein: MSELLPFSRLVTDAMSRRGLGLRELCRRARLDPSFLSKVLTGKRNPPAEEDVLRRMAAVLETDAVELFVAAGRIPSEWGSLTSNPELLRRVDAMMHSGHPRKPIPLPSKSVPPSRSSTVPFYSSKPLDEELL, translated from the coding sequence ATGAGCGAGCTTCTCCCGTTCTCCCGCCTCGTCACGGACGCGATGTCGCGCCGCGGCCTGGGCCTGCGGGAACTGTGCCGCCGGGCGAGGCTCGACCCGTCCTTCCTGTCGAAGGTGCTGACGGGAAAACGAAACCCGCCCGCCGAGGAGGATGTCCTGCGCCGGATGGCCGCGGTGCTGGAGACGGACGCCGTCGAATTGTTCGTCGCTGCCGGACGCATACCCTCGGAATGGGGATCATTGACGAGCAACCCCGAGCTTCTTCGCCGCGTCGACGCCATGATGCATTCCGGTCATCCTCGAAAACCCATTCCGTTGCCGTCCAAATCAGTTCCTCCTTCGAGATCCTCGACGGTGCCGTTCTATTCCTCCAAACCCCTCGACGAGGAGCTGCTCTAA
- the dprA gene encoding DNA-protecting protein DprA: MSAPWTDRQRWAARLNVLTPPRRAWDLLETLGPEGLSKTSDMDWARVSAADLGDVVRWRRAALAFDVATEELRARAVGARLVLRGDPDYPDLLASIHDPPLVLYVQGALSSVTAVAVVGTRYPTPYGRRMARRLAGDASRAGLVVVSGLARGIDAEAHLAALDAKGPTWAVLGTGLGHPYPAENAPLARRIVAAGGAVISERPIDTKPLPELFPRRNRIVSGLSWSTVIVEGRYKSGAMITARHALDQGREVLAVPGPADSVMSEAPHKLLADGSPMASGVADILARLPDGHLLAVRTAPDPVPAPMSPPTEEEASVMALLGSDALSLDELVQLSGLDTTRISSIMFGLELKERVSSVPGNRYAQKEAR; the protein is encoded by the coding sequence GTGTCCGCCCCCTGGACCGACCGTCAGCGCTGGGCCGCGCGTTTGAACGTCCTGACCCCTCCGCGCCGCGCCTGGGATCTGCTCGAGACGTTGGGCCCGGAAGGTCTCTCCAAGACTTCGGATATGGATTGGGCCCGCGTCAGCGCGGCGGACCTCGGGGACGTCGTTCGCTGGCGCCGCGCCGCCCTGGCCTTCGACGTCGCGACCGAGGAGCTTCGGGCTCGTGCCGTCGGGGCCCGTCTTGTCCTGAGAGGCGATCCCGACTACCCCGACCTCCTCGCCTCGATCCACGATCCGCCGCTGGTCCTCTACGTCCAGGGCGCCCTCTCCTCGGTCACCGCCGTCGCCGTCGTCGGCACCCGCTACCCGACCCCCTACGGCCGCCGCATGGCCCGCCGGCTCGCCGGCGACGCCTCCCGGGCCGGCTTGGTCGTCGTCAGCGGCCTGGCCCGCGGCATCGACGCCGAGGCCCACCTGGCGGCTCTCGACGCCAAGGGCCCGACCTGGGCCGTCCTGGGGACCGGCCTGGGGCATCCCTACCCCGCGGAGAACGCTCCTTTGGCCCGCCGCATCGTCGCGGCGGGGGGAGCCGTGATCTCCGAGCGCCCGATCGACACGAAGCCCCTCCCGGAACTGTTCCCGCGCCGCAACCGCATCGTCTCGGGCCTGTCCTGGTCCACGGTGATCGTGGAGGGCCGGTATAAGTCCGGCGCCATGATCACCGCCCGTCACGCCCTGGACCAGGGCCGTGAAGTCCTGGCCGTCCCCGGCCCCGCCGACTCCGTCATGTCCGAGGCGCCGCATAAGCTGCTGGCCGACGGCTCGCCGATGGCCTCCGGGGTCGCCGACATCCTCGCCCGCCTGCCGGACGGTCATTTATTGGCCGTCAGGACCGCCCCCGATCCGGTCCCCGCGCCGATGTCGCCCCCGACGGAGGAAGAGGCTTCGGTCATGGCCCTATTGGGCTCGGACGCCCTCTCCTTAGATGAACTGGTTCAGCTGTCGGGGCTTGACACCACACGCATTTCCTCTATAATGTTCGGGCTGGAATTAAAGGAAAGAGTATCCTCGGTCCCTGGAAATCGCTATGCCCAAAAAGAAGCCCGCTGA
- the topA gene encoding type I DNA topoisomerase, translating into MPKKKPAEKKPAKAPKAVKAAPKAKAPAVEKPPKTSKSSKGARTGPSLLVVESPAKERTISRFLKNEFVVKSSFGHVRDLPVRKIGVNVDDDFSPQYVVLPRAKKILAEFKSLVSKAAFVYLATDHDREGESIAWHLVDMLKLKSDQVKRITFHEITPTAIKAAIAEPRAIDENLVHAQQARRVIDRLVGYKLSPLLWAKIQSGLSAGRVQSVAVRLLAEREHEIKDFASEGYWTLTAALEKDGAPPVFDAKLSIWKKEKVETTRTYDLFSEQYRVKATTLRTAEDMDLVSKTVQGGVFKVVKVEKKEVRRRPPPPFSTSTLQQAASQKMGFAAERTMRIAQSLYEGVDLGGTDPAGLITYMRTDSFSIAKTAAEECAAFVKATYGAPYAPAEFPTYQTKSRGAQEAHEAIRPTSVLRTPDDVRKFLNPDQIRLYELIWKRFVASQMIEATYDTASADIENGDSLFHCTGRTLKSEGFLRVYRDAPKGDEEAEEETEEEGSRLPPLKEGDTLKLVELKPEEHRTSPPPHYNEASLIRAMEKHGIGRPSTYAPTIKTIVDRGYVRRNMKDRKLIPTELGILVTEKLKGHFPDVVSLTYTANVEAQLDKIAEGAQGWTEVVKSFYAPFSKALDAAATEMEASRIEPKMSDELCPICTAPMLIRESRFGKYLSCSTFPKCKGKIQLTPEGQKVVLELTGENCDLCGKPMVIRTGRKGKFMACSGYPECKNTFSLDADGKKIEGSRPLQTTRPCNKCQKHMWLRVGKRGFFLTCPGYPKCRNLKPVSKEEGEKLRVEGEALRAAQIAARKAAEAAASASAAASPTAPS; encoded by the coding sequence ATGCCCAAAAAGAAGCCCGCTGAAAAGAAGCCCGCCAAAGCTCCCAAAGCCGTCAAAGCCGCTCCCAAGGCGAAGGCTCCCGCCGTAGAAAAGCCCCCCAAGACCTCTAAATCCTCCAAAGGCGCTCGCACCGGCCCCAGCCTCCTGGTCGTCGAGTCGCCCGCCAAGGAAAGAACGATCTCCCGCTTCCTTAAGAATGAATTCGTGGTCAAATCCTCGTTCGGCCACGTCCGCGACCTGCCCGTGCGCAAGATCGGCGTCAACGTCGACGACGATTTTTCGCCTCAGTACGTCGTCCTGCCCCGGGCCAAGAAGATCCTGGCCGAGTTCAAGTCGCTCGTCTCGAAGGCCGCGTTCGTCTACCTCGCGACCGACCATGACCGCGAGGGAGAGTCCATCGCCTGGCACCTCGTCGACATGCTCAAGCTGAAGTCCGACCAGGTCAAGCGCATCACCTTCCACGAGATCACGCCGACCGCCATCAAGGCCGCCATCGCCGAGCCGCGCGCGATCGACGAGAACCTCGTGCACGCCCAGCAGGCCCGCCGCGTCATCGACCGGCTCGTGGGCTACAAGCTCTCGCCGCTGCTGTGGGCCAAGATCCAGTCGGGCCTGTCCGCCGGCCGCGTGCAGTCCGTCGCCGTGCGCCTGCTCGCCGAGCGCGAGCACGAGATCAAGGACTTCGCCTCCGAGGGCTATTGGACCTTGACCGCCGCCCTCGAGAAGGACGGCGCGCCGCCCGTCTTCGACGCCAAGCTCTCGATCTGGAAGAAGGAGAAGGTCGAGACGACCCGCACCTACGACCTGTTCAGCGAGCAGTACCGCGTCAAGGCGACGACCTTGCGCACCGCCGAGGACATGGACCTCGTGTCCAAGACCGTCCAGGGCGGGGTGTTCAAGGTGGTCAAGGTCGAGAAGAAGGAGGTGCGCCGCCGTCCGCCGCCCCCGTTCTCGACGTCGACCTTGCAGCAGGCCGCCTCGCAGAAGATGGGCTTCGCGGCCGAGCGCACGATGCGCATCGCCCAGTCCCTCTACGAAGGCGTGGACCTCGGGGGCACGGACCCGGCCGGTCTGATCACCTACATGCGCACGGACTCGTTCTCGATCGCCAAGACCGCGGCCGAGGAGTGCGCGGCGTTCGTCAAGGCGACCTACGGCGCGCCCTACGCCCCGGCGGAGTTCCCGACCTATCAGACCAAGTCGCGCGGCGCCCAGGAAGCCCACGAGGCCATCCGGCCGACGTCCGTCCTGCGCACCCCCGACGACGTCCGCAAGTTCCTCAACCCCGACCAGATCCGCCTCTACGAGCTGATCTGGAAGCGTTTCGTCGCCTCGCAGATGATCGAGGCGACCTACGACACCGCCTCGGCCGACATCGAGAACGGCGACTCCCTGTTCCACTGCACGGGGCGCACGCTCAAGAGCGAAGGCTTCCTGCGCGTCTACCGCGACGCCCCCAAGGGCGACGAGGAAGCCGAGGAGGAGACCGAGGAGGAGGGCAGCCGCCTGCCTCCGCTGAAGGAAGGCGACACCCTCAAGCTCGTCGAGCTCAAGCCCGAGGAGCACCGCACCAGCCCGCCCCCGCACTACAACGAGGCGAGCCTCATCCGCGCGATGGAGAAGCACGGCATCGGCCGCCCGTCGACGTACGCGCCGACGATCAAGACCATCGTCGACCGCGGCTACGTGCGCCGGAACATGAAGGACCGCAAGCTCATTCCCACGGAGCTCGGGATCCTAGTCACTGAAAAGCTCAAGGGCCATTTCCCCGACGTGGTCAGCCTCACTTACACCGCTAACGTGGAAGCCCAGCTCGACAAGATCGCCGAGGGCGCCCAGGGCTGGACCGAGGTGGTGAAGTCCTTCTACGCGCCCTTCTCCAAGGCGCTCGACGCGGCCGCCACCGAGATGGAGGCCTCGCGCATCGAGCCCAAGATGTCGGACGAGCTGTGCCCGATCTGCACGGCGCCGATGCTCATCCGCGAGAGCCGCTTCGGCAAGTATCTCTCCTGCTCGACCTTCCCCAAGTGCAAGGGCAAGATCCAGCTGACGCCCGAGGGCCAGAAGGTCGTCCTCGAGCTCACCGGCGAGAACTGCGACCTGTGCGGCAAGCCCATGGTCATCCGCACCGGCCGCAAAGGCAAGTTCATGGCCTGCTCCGGCTACCCGGAGTGCAAGAACACCTTCTCGCTCGACGCCGACGGCAAGAAGATCGAGGGCTCGCGCCCGCTCCAGACCACTCGCCCGTGCAACAAGTGCCAGAAGCACATGTGGCTGCGCGTGGGTAAGCGCGGCTTCTTCCTCACCTGCCCGGGCTACCCCAAGTGCCGCAACCTGAAGCCCGTCTCGAAGGAAGAGGGCGAGAAGCTCCGCGTCGAGGGCGAGGCCCTGCGCGCCGCCCAGATCGCCGCCCGCAAGGCCGCCGAAGCCGCGGCGTCCGCCTCGGCGGCGGCCTCTCCGACGGCGCCGAGCTGA
- a CDS encoding tyrosine-type recombinase/integrase, with translation MATEAPQGPLRLQAERFLTHLRATRNYSPHTLRAYGKDLEAFVVKYPGLEPSGIERVHVRAFLADLQKEGGLARATILRRMAALRSFVKYLRSTGLLKGNPIFGVPLPKRGRPLPKFLTESEMAELMSMPASSNAKHRLRDRAVIELIYSSGLRRAEVVSLNCGDIDYMSGTVRVFGKGSKERIVPVGDGALKCLRAYLEGRKRDDAEPVFVGPSGKRLSDAGLVFLLSRWVKASALKKKITPHVLRHSFATHLMNHGCDIRMVQEMLGHVSLTTTQIYTYVSLDRMKEVYKDAHPRSAK, from the coding sequence ATGGCGACCGAAGCGCCTCAGGGGCCGCTGCGCCTCCAGGCCGAGCGCTTTCTGACCCATCTGCGGGCCACGCGCAACTACAGCCCGCACACCTTGCGGGCCTACGGCAAGGACCTCGAGGCGTTCGTCGTCAAATACCCGGGGCTCGAGCCGTCCGGCATCGAACGCGTGCACGTGCGCGCCTTCCTCGCCGACCTCCAGAAGGAGGGGGGGCTGGCGCGGGCGACCATCCTGCGGCGCATGGCCGCCCTGCGCTCCTTCGTCAAATACCTCCGCTCGACGGGCCTGCTGAAGGGCAACCCGATCTTCGGCGTCCCCCTGCCCAAGAGGGGGCGCCCGCTCCCCAAATTCCTGACCGAGAGCGAGATGGCGGAGCTGATGTCGATGCCCGCCTCGTCCAACGCGAAGCACCGGCTGCGCGACCGGGCGGTCATCGAGCTGATCTACTCCTCCGGCCTGCGCCGCGCCGAGGTCGTCTCCCTCAACTGCGGGGACATCGACTACATGTCCGGGACCGTGCGCGTCTTCGGCAAGGGATCCAAAGAACGGATAGTCCCGGTCGGAGACGGCGCTCTCAAGTGCCTGCGCGCCTACCTGGAGGGGCGCAAGAGGGACGACGCCGAGCCCGTCTTCGTCGGCCCTTCGGGCAAGCGCCTGTCCGACGCGGGGCTGGTCTTCCTCCTCTCGCGCTGGGTCAAGGCGAGCGCCCTCAAGAAGAAGATCACCCCTCACGTCCTGCGTCACAGCTTCGCCACCCACCTGATGAACCACGGCTGCGACATCCGCATGGTCCAGGAGATGCTCGGCCACGTCAGCCTCACCACCACCCAGATCTACACTTACGTCTCCCTCGACCGGATGAAAGAGGTCTACAAGGACGCACATCCGCGCAGCGCGAAATGA
- a CDS encoding adenylosuccinate synthase, with protein sequence MPALVVVGAQWGDEGKGKIVHFLGKDADWVVRYQGGNNAGHTVVFGGQKYALHLTPSGILAKGCRSVIGNGVVVDPNAFVKEVKMLESRGIKVRGRLFLSLAAHVILPYHIYVDTLREEGGRGIGTTKRGIGPCYEDKVARIGIRVADYLDPESFRKLVRKNLKVRAAELARVKPLKEIEKEVFKDYDRLRRFLAPFAADCSVLLDEGRKKKKRLLLESAQGSMLDLDHGTYPFVTSSNPVAGGACAGAGIGPTAITAVMGVTKAYTTRVGLGPFPTEVEGHVGHYIREVGKEYGTTTGRARRIGWLDVPQLKAAIRMNGMTALTMTKLDTLTGVHPIKVCVGYKLGKKRLSDFPVSRREQLDVEPIYESYPGFSGDLSKAKKFSDLPRGAREYVLAVERLLGVPFAIVSVGQSREQTIVRDARRLWS encoded by the coding sequence ATGCCGGCACTCGTGGTCGTGGGCGCCCAGTGGGGCGACGAAGGGAAGGGCAAGATCGTCCATTTCCTGGGCAAGGACGCGGACTGGGTCGTGCGCTATCAGGGCGGCAACAACGCGGGGCACACGGTGGTGTTCGGCGGGCAGAAGTACGCCCTGCACCTGACCCCGTCGGGCATCCTGGCGAAGGGCTGCAGGAGCGTGATCGGCAACGGCGTCGTCGTGGACCCCAACGCCTTCGTCAAGGAAGTGAAGATGCTCGAGAGCCGGGGCATCAAGGTCCGCGGGCGCCTCTTCCTCAGCCTCGCGGCCCACGTGATCCTGCCCTATCACATCTACGTCGACACCCTGCGCGAGGAGGGGGGGCGCGGCATCGGCACCACCAAGCGCGGCATCGGCCCCTGCTACGAGGACAAGGTCGCCCGCATCGGCATCCGCGTCGCCGACTACCTCGACCCCGAGTCCTTCCGCAAGCTCGTCCGCAAGAACCTCAAGGTCCGCGCCGCCGAGCTCGCCAGGGTGAAGCCTCTTAAAGAGATCGAGAAGGAGGTCTTCAAGGACTACGACCGCCTGCGCCGCTTCCTGGCCCCTTTCGCGGCCGACTGCTCGGTCCTGCTCGACGAGGGGCGCAAGAAAAAGAAGCGCCTGCTCCTCGAGAGCGCCCAGGGCTCGATGCTCGACCTGGATCATGGGACCTACCCTTTCGTGACGTCCTCGAACCCCGTCGCGGGAGGCGCCTGCGCCGGCGCGGGCATCGGCCCGACGGCGATCACCGCCGTCATGGGCGTCACCAAGGCCTACACCACGCGCGTGGGCCTGGGCCCCTTCCCGACCGAGGTGGAAGGTCACGTCGGCCATTACATCCGCGAGGTGGGCAAGGAGTACGGGACCACGACGGGCCGCGCCCGGCGCATCGGCTGGCTCGACGTGCCCCAGCTCAAGGCCGCCATCCGCATGAACGGGATGACCGCGCTGACGATGACCAAGCTGGACACTTTGACGGGCGTCCATCCGATCAAGGTCTGCGTGGGCTACAAGCTGGGCAAGAAGAGGCTCTCCGACTTCCCGGTGTCGCGACGGGAGCAGCTCGACGTCGAGCCGATCTACGAGAGCTACCCGGGCTTCTCCGGCGACCTGAGCAAGGCGAAGAAGTTCTCCGACCTGCCTCGCGGCGCGCGCGAGTACGTGCTCGCGGTCGAGCGGCTGCTCGGCGTCCCGTTCGCGATCGTGTCGGTCGGGCAGAGCCGGGAGCAGACCATCGTGCGCGACGCGCGGCGCCTCTGGAGCTGA
- a CDS encoding nucleotidyl transferase AbiEii/AbiGii toxin family protein: protein MPIFEPVFSALNESGARYVVVGGLAVVLHGHPRLTADVDLVLDLEPDAARKAMEALKSIGLAARAPVDPAAFADAVQREARIADKGMTVFSMYSAANPLLILDLFVRAPIPFEELWSRSRAVDLGSLKVQVASIDDLIAMKRAVARPQDISDIEALEAIKERASKRDSGA, encoded by the coding sequence ATGCCCATATTCGAGCCCGTATTTTCAGCTCTCAATGAATCGGGCGCGCGCTACGTCGTCGTCGGAGGGCTCGCGGTCGTCCTTCACGGGCACCCTCGGCTTACCGCCGACGTTGACCTCGTTCTGGATTTGGAACCTGACGCCGCGAGAAAGGCCATGGAGGCGCTGAAGTCGATCGGCTTGGCGGCGCGAGCTCCCGTGGACCCGGCGGCTTTCGCCGACGCCGTCCAGCGGGAGGCGCGGATCGCGGACAAGGGCATGACGGTTTTCAGCATGTATTCCGCGGCCAATCCCCTCCTCATTCTTGATTTGTTCGTCCGCGCCCCGATTCCATTCGAGGAGCTGTGGTCGAGGTCGCGGGCGGTCGACCTGGGGAGTTTGAAGGTGCAGGTGGCCTCGATCGACGATCTGATCGCGATGAAGCGGGCCGTCGCGCGGCCTCAGGATATATCGGATATCGAGGCGCTCGAAGCTATCAAAGAGCGCGCTTCCAAGAGGGATTCCGGTGCCTGA